The DNA sequence GTATTGACAACCAGCTGCGCGGTCGTTCCGGCCGTCAGGGCGACCCCGGTATGTCCCGGTTCTATATTTCTCTGGAAGACGACTTGATGCGTCTGTTCGGCGGCGAACGTGTATCCGCTATGATGGAAACACTGAAGGTCGACGAAGATACACCGATTGAAAACAAGATGCTGACCAAGACCATTGAAAATGCACAGCGCAGGATTGAGGGCCGCAACTTTGCTATTCGTAAAGACGTGCTGAAGTATGACGATGTCAACTCCCGCCAGCGCGAAGTTATTTATAAACAGCGTGACCAGGTACTGGATGGCGCCGACGTGCATGAGCAGATCATGGGTATGGTCAAGCAGGCAATCGAAAATCAGGTGAAGGTTTTCCTGCCGATGGATGAAACCAATATTGATAACCCGCGGCACGACTGGAATATGGATGGCCTGCGTGACCGCTATATGGGATGGCTGCTGAAACAGGGCGACCTTTCCTACACGGAAGACGAGCTGAAAACGCTGAAGCCGGAAGATGTGACCGGAACTCTGTACGAAAAGGCAGAAGAAATCTGCAGCGTGCGTGAGGAGAAATTCGGCAAGGACGTTTGCCGCGAACTGGAACGTGTGGTTCTGCTGAAAAACGTTGATACAGAGTGGATGGACCATATCGACTCTATGGAAGAACTGCAGCGCGGCATTCGTCTGCGTGCATACGGCCAGAAAGACCCGGTCGTAGAGTATCGCATGGAAAGCTATGATATGTTTGATGCGATGATTGATGCCATTCGGGAAAATACTGCCCGTATGCTGCTGACCGTTCGCCTGCAGACAGCGGAAGAACCGCAGCGGGAACAGGTCATGGACCCGACTGCTGCCTCCGGCGCAGAGGGAACAACGGACGACCATACGGCACCGGAAAAGCACAAAGGCCATAAAATCGGCCGCAACGAGCTGTGCCCGTGCGGCAGCGGCCTGAAGTGGAAGAAGTGCACCTGTGCAAAGTATCATCCGCAAGACGGCAGCCAGCCGTATGTAGAGTAAAAGAATAAAGAAAATCCGCAGACACGCTGCCTGTGGATTTTTTTATTAGGGTAAAAAAAGGAAGGACTGCACCAGTCAGGGCAAAGAAAAACATTGCGGAACTGTATCACGTGCTGCAGTCCAGCTGTGGACGAGGACACGCGAATCTGGGCCTGAGTATGGCATTCCACATTTCTATGCGGATAACCATTTGATACGAGAATTGTCCCAACCATTTTCGATTCTTTCCCTAAAACACGTCGGCGAAAGCCAGCACTATCATTTGCTGGTACAAAAAGCTGCCCGCCGAAAGGAATCCCTTTCAGTGGGCAGCTTTGTTTATACGAAATAAAGCGATTTAGAGAGCGGACATTAGGCCTTGCCGTTGCAGCCCATAACATCCGTAATCTTGTGAGAAACCATGTCCTTGACTGCTTCACGTGCAGGTCCAAGGTACTGGCGCGGGTCGAAGTAATCCGGATGGTCATGGAAGCACTTGCGGATGGTAGCAGTCATAGCCAGACGAATGTCGGAGTCGACGTTAATCTTGCAGACAGCCATCTTTGCGGCTTTGCGCAGCTCGCTTTCAGGAATGCCGATTGCATTTGGCATATTGCCGCCGTAAGTGTTAACAACCTTTACAAATTCCTGCGGGACACTGGAAGCACCGTGCAGGACAATTGGGAAGCCGGGCAGACGCTTGGAAACTTCCTCCAGAATGTCAAGACGCAGCTTCGGGTTCTGGCCAGGTTTAAACTTGTAGGCCCCGTGGCTGGTGCCAATGGCAATAGCGAGGCTGTCCACGCCGGTACGCTTTACAAAATCCTGCACCTGGTCGGGGTCTGTGTACATGGCCTTGTCCGCTTCAACGGAAACGTCATCTTCCACACCGCCCAGGGTGCCCAGTTCCGCTTCTACGGTAACATTGTACTTATGTGCGTACTCCACGACTTTTGCAGATTCAGCAACATTTTCTTCATAAGGCTTGGAAGAGCCGTCAAACATAACGGAAGTGAAGCCGTCATCAATGCAGGCTTTGCACATTTCGTAGGACGGACCGTGGTCCAGATGCAGCACAATCGGGATTTCCGGATGCTCTGCCACAGCAGCCTCTACCAGCTTAACCAGATAGGTGGGGTTGGCGTAGGCGCGGGCGCCCTTGGAAACCTGCAGAATGACGGGCGCGTTCAGCTCGCCGGCTGCTTCGGTGATGCCCTGGATAATCTCCATATTGTTTACGTTGAAAGCACCGATTGCGTAACCGCCGTCGTATGCTTTTTTAAACATTCCCCTGGTGTTTACTAATGCCATGGGTCTCACACTCCTGTTAACTTTTATTTTGGCAAATCTTATTATACAACAAACCAAATAAAAAAGAAACATTAAGAAGGACAAACTTCCAGCTAGACGGCTTACTTGTGCGAAACAGTTCGGCCCGCCTGCTGCCGAACCCAACAAAAGATATACTGCTGGGCAAGACCGGCCGCCGGTCCGAAAGATGATGGCGCCACACCGGGAAACCATTGTGCCATGGCTCGCTTAATCCAAACATCTTTTGGAAAAGCTTCCATACGGTGCAGGCCGTACAGCAGTGTGCAGTCGGCCACTTTTGGCCCGACACCAATAATTGTCATCAACTGACGCCGTGCTTCTTCCAGCGGTGCGGTGCGCAGCGCTTCCAGATTCACCGTACCGCTGGCAACTTTTTCGGCGGCGTCCAACAGATACCGTGCCCGGAAGCCGCATCGCAGCGGCGCAAGGTCTTGCTCCGTTTGGCCCGCGAGTGTTTCGGCGGAAGGAAACGGGTGCAGGCTTTTCTGCTGACGCAGGCCGGACATAATTGGGGGCAGGGATTCTTCCTGGCCGCCGCACAGCCGGTTGATAATTCCCTGAATGCGGGGGATATTATTGTTTTGTGAGAGAATGAAGGAACATAGTGCTTCCCACGGGTCCTGCCGCAGAATATGGATACCCATACCAAGCTGAGCAGCTTCCCGCAGGGTGGGATACAGGACGGCAAGCTGCCGCTGCAGTGTGTCATAGTCGGTGCCCAAGTCAAAATAGCTGCACCAAAAAGGGTCTGCTTTTAACAGCGGCAGGTCTTTTTGGGAGACGGTCAGGAAGCGTCCGCCCGCTGTGCCCGAAAACACACCCGGTGCGGTTTCCTGCCAGCGGAAGCACTGCCCGCACAGCAGTGTTTTGCGAAGATTCAACATTTTTTCTCCTTTGCATGAAATAGTAAAAGGAATCAACTAAATGTATAAAGAGCATAATTATGTAAATTTAAGGCGGACTTTCACCAATTTGCAGAAAGCCGATTCTTCCTGCACAGTATATCACGAAAATACGGAAAGTTGAAGAATTCATGTAATTTCGTTTACATAATATAGTTTTTACCAGAGGTGAATAACCTTTCCACCGGCTTTTTGTACTGACTTATCCACAGTTTCAACTGAGTTTTCCACATTCTCCACCAAGTTTTCAACTTAAATTATGTAAACCTGTGGAAATACAGTTTGTATAACGGGGGGCTTCAGCGGGAAAAAAGCAGAAAGTGGGTTCCAATTTTTGGTGCCCAACGCTTTTTCGACAGAGTATCCTTTTGCGCCGAAAATAGGGACGCCGCGGATTCTGCGGAATGGCTGCCGAGTATGGCGAAACCATGAACTTTCCAACATTTTTTTGGAAAGCGCGTGCAGGAGTAGTACCCTTGTGGTATAATCAAATATTATGGGAAATGTATATGGAGGAACCAGAATGAAACCGAATCGCTTGGAGCAGGACGGCCGCGTGCGCGGCGATGATGTGATAGCAGGCCGCAACGCTGTTGCGGAGGCATTGAAAAGCGGACGCCCGCTGGAGGCGCTGTACCTTGCCCGCGGTGTGCACGGCGGAAGCCTTGGCACCTTGACGGCAAAAGCCCGGGAAGCTGGCATACCGGTAAAGGAAGCCGATGCCCGCAAGTTGGACGCTATGTGCGGTGGGGCTGCCCATCAGGGTGTCGTTGCGGTTGCATCGGTTAAGCCCTATGCAACGCTGGACGACGTGTTTGCTCTGGCAGAATCCCGCGGAGAGCCGCCGTTCCTTATTGTGGCAGACGGTCTGGAAGACCCGCATAATCTGGGCGCAGTGCTGCGGGTGGCAGAGTGCGCGGGCGCGCATGGTGTGATTATCCCCAAGCGGCGCAGCGTTGGGCTGACCTATGCGGTCGGTAAGGCCAGCGCCGGTGCAGTGGAATATGTGCCGGTCGTGCGGGTAAATAGCCTGCCAACTGTGCTGGAGGAGCTGAAAAAGCGCGGGGTGTGGCTGTATGCCGCCGATATGGACGGCGAGCCGTGGTGCACCGTGGATTACGCCGGACCGTGTGCCATGGTCATCGGCAGTGAGGGCTTTGGTGTCAGCCGCCTGGTAAAAGAAAAGTGTGACTTTGTCATTTCCCTGCCCATGAAAGGAAAAATCAATTCCCTGAATGCTTCTGTCGCTTGTGGAATCGTATGTTATGAAGTTCTGCGGCAGCGCGCGGGGATCCACTCTAAACGCTAAGTAGAAAGTGGGGAGTAAGATGGAGAACCAGGACAAAAATCATATAGCAGATACACCGGAGAATTCCCTTCAAAAACCGGAAGAACCAATGGCAGATGCCATGGCTTTTTCTTCTACTGCCAAAAAAGAACGCCGCGAAGAGGCGGAGCAAAAGCTGGAAGAGCAAAGACGCCGGGAAGAGGAAGAAAAGCGGCGTCAGGAAGAAGAGAAGTGCCGCAAAGCACTGCAGGAAAAGCAAGAACGGGAAGCCCGCGAGAAAAAAGCGCAGGAAGAGCGGAAACAGCGCGAAGAGCAGGAAAAACATCGGCAGGAACTGCAGGAAAAACAGGATCATGAAGCCCGTGAAAAAGCAGAGCGGGAGGAGAAGGAGCGCCAAGAGGCACTGCAGAAAAAGCAGCAGCAGGAAGAAGAAGAGCGTGCCCGGGAGCGGGAACAGGCAGAAGAAGAACGCGAACAGAAAAAAGGACAGGAAGAGCGTGTCCGTCAGGAAGCCAAAGAATCGGCTGCTACAGAAAAGCAAAAGAAGCACGAAGAGAAAAAGAACCGCCGAAAAAAGAAAAAAGAAGAGATGAGCCTTAGGAAGCAGGACAAACTTCGCCGCCGGAACAAAAAAGAAACGGCGGAGGAGGAAGACCCTTATTATGGCCTGAAACTCAAGTCCCGCGAGGAATACCAGAAAGAGTATGAGGAAACCCTCTCCTTTAAACCCATTCGTCCGGAAGAGGATAGCGAAAAGACAGGCACCTTTACTTACCTGTTTGATAAGGACGATACCGGTATTGACCCGGCCATGAGGGAAAAACTGAAGAACCTGCATGAAAAGCGCCGCCGCCGTGTCAATGAAGTGGTCAAAGAAACCGGCACCAATGACGTGGCCAAAGAAGATATTTATTCCATTACAACGGCCATCAGCTTAGATGATATCCGCAAAGAGGCGGCAAAAAAAGGCGTGGACATCAGCCAGCAGCCAATTCCGCTGGAAGAGCCGCAGAAACCGCGGGAACGTCCCCGGAAAGAAGAAGACAAGCCGTCCATACAGGACCCGCAGGAACGGCCACTGCCTATGCAGGCGGTACAGAATCCGCAGATAGATGCACATTTGCCGGAAGGTGAAAAGACAACGTACCGGCCCACTGGTACGCCGGTACATATTGTACCGCTGAATGACCTGACAACGCCTGTTTTTAATGAGTCCCGCGCTTATCCGCGTGTCAGCCGCAGCGCACCCAAAGAGGAGAAGATGCCCCGCAAAGAGGAACGGGCTTCCCGCCCAGTGATTGCGGCGCCGGCAGCGGAGAAACAGGAAGAAACAGCGATACCGGTTAGCAGGCCGGTTGTTCCGGCGAAGGTGCCGGACCGCTTTGCAGACGCGGCTGTCCCGATAGACAAAACAGATGTGAAGGAAAAGCCGCTGAAGAAAAAGGCGTCTGGCCGTCCGATTGTACAGCTGACAGAAAAAAGCGCACCGGCCGATCAGCCGCAGGAGCCGGTTAAAGAAGCGGAGCTGCCCAAAAAGAAGTCATCCAGCCGTACACCTGTACAGCCGGACAAAAAGATACAGGAACCGCAGCACCGAACACCACCCGTGGAAAAGCCCGCAGCGAGAAAACCGCAGCCGCTGCATATTGCGGGAAGGCCGGAAGAACTGGACGACTACAATGCGCCGGAAGACGCAGCAGCTATTTTCCACCAGCTTGGCGGGGATCTGCGGGAGCTGGCGCTTCGGCTTTCCATTACCGGAATCTGCAGTGTGCTGGAACTGATTTTCGGTGTGATGGGTGAATTTGGTATTCTGGGTACTTCGGCACTTGGAACAACCGTTTACCTATTAAGTAGCCTTGTGTTCCTTGCAGTGGCGGTCGCTTTTTGCGGTGTCACCGTGTTTGGCGGACTGAAAGCACTGGTCCGACTGCGGGCCAACGCGGACAGCGGTGTGGCAGTTGCCAGTATCGTCGGTTTGATACAGGGCGTGTATTCTTTATTTGCGCAAAACGCCTTTGGCAAGGGTCAGCTGTACCTGTATACAGTGGTTGTCTGTGCAGCGCTGTTCCTCAATACGCTTGGGAAACTGCTGATGGTACGCCGCGTAAATAAGAATTTCCATTATATCACGTCACCGGGTAAAAAATATGCGGTGGAAAAGTTTGATGACCACAACACGGCCCTGCAGATGGCAGAAGGTGTTACCATAGATACACCGGAAATTGCCTGCCAGCGGGAAACCGGATTCCTGAAAAACTTCCTCCGCCTGTCTTACAGCGATGATCCCAGTGACCGCAGCAGCCAGTTCCTTGCGCCGGTTTTGTTCTGTGCCAGCCTGATACTGTTCCTGCTGATGCTGCTGTTCATTCAGCCGGGGGACGTGGGCAGCGCGCTGACCGCTTTTGCGGCGGCAACCTGTGCAAGCATTCCGCTGATGAATATGCTTTCAGTTAACCTTCCGCTGTCGCGTGTCAGCCATGTGGCGACACAGTGCGGCGGCATGATTATCGGCTTCCCGGCTGTGCAGTATTTTTCGGGTGCCAATGCAGTGCTGGTAGACGCAAAGGACTTATTCCCGCGCGGAAGCATTGTTTTGAACGGCATTAAAACGTTCCGCGGCCAGCAGATGGATTCTGCTATTATCGATGCGGCGGCCCTGCTGCAGGCAGCGGGCGGCCCGCTGAGCAGTCTGTTCAGTCAAATTACCCGCAGCCAGATGGCGGGTGCGCCCAAAGTGGAAAATATCCAGTATGAGGACGGCCTTGGCATTTCCGGCTGGGTTGGCGGGCGCCGTGTGCTGATTGGCAGCCGGAAGCTGCTGTCCCACCACAATGTGACGCCGTCCAGTGAAGAACTGGAAAAGAAATACATGAAGGGCGGCCGTCAGGTTGTTTACCTTTCAGTCAGCGGTGAGCTGTCTGCTATGTTTATCATCACTTATAAAGCGGACCGTCACCGTTCACAGGAACTGCAGCGCATGGAAGATAATGGCATTTCCCTGATTGTGCGCAGCAATGACCCCAATGTGACGGCACCGTTTCTGGCGGCTCTGTTTGGGCTGGATACGCATACGGTACGTGTCCTGCCGGACCGGTTGGGACAGGTATATGAGTCCATGGAAAAGCAGCCGAAGAAGGAAGCAAATGCGCTGATTGCGACCAGAGGGCGCACCACAACGATGATGCGTCTGGTAACAGCCTGTGTGCGGCAGCGGTCGAACATCTCGCTTGCCGTGGTTTTGCAGAACGTCAGTGCAGTGCTGGGCTTTGTTCTGGTAGCCTTCCTGTGCTGGCAGAAAGGTATGCAGCAGGTCAGTACCTTGGGCATATTTATTTATGAAGCGTTCTGGTGTTTGGCTATTTGGCTGGTACCAAAATTGCGGAAACCGTAACCAATCGAATATAGGAAAGCTGATGGCCCCGTGTGGGTCACCGGCTTTTTTTATGGTTAGCAGCGGCCTGCTTTTGCCCACGAAAGACGCTGCACACGGAATGCATTTTGATATTTTGCACAAAAAGGATTATATACATATGTATTAGTTATCAAATGTTGCTGAATCTCTTGCCTTGTGTGGTAATATGATATATAATTATGGCAATATGATAATAGATATTTATTAAAAACAACTACCCGTGAAGGGAGAAAGAGCAATGAAATCGTATTCTGCAAAAAACATTTTAAATATTGCGCTGGCAGGCCATTCCGGCGCCGGCAAGACCAGTATTGCGGAAGCTATGCTGAAGCTTTCCGGCGCGACTGACCGCCTCGGCAAAGTGGACAGCGGCAATACCGTATGTGATTACGACCCGGAGGAGGCTCGCCGCGGGGTAAGCATTTCCGCCGCAGTGGCACCGCTGGAGTGGAAGGGATATAAAATAAATCTGCTGGACGCTCCCGGGCTGTTCGACTTTGCCGGTGCAGCTGCCGAAGCGGTGCGTGCGGCGGACAGTGTGCTCATTGCCGTCAGTGGACGTGACGGCGTGTGTGTCGGCACAAAAAAGGCCGTTGCCGCGGCAGACAGCCGCGGGCTGGCCAAAGCTTTCTTTGTCAATGGACTGTGCGATGAGAGCGCTCGCTTTTACCATGTGTTTGAGGATTTGAAAGCGAGCTTCGGTCCGGCGGTTTGCCCGGTTGTCGTGCCGTACATACAGGACGGGCAGGCAAATATTTATATTAATTTACTGGAATACAAGGCCTATGATTACTCCAACGGCGCACCGGTCGAGGTGAAAATGCCGGATATGGGGGACCACCGTTTGCAGGGACTACGCACGGCCATCTGTGAGGCTGTTGCTGAAACAAGTGACGAGATGTTCGAAAAGTATTTTTCTGGACAAGAATTTACACCGGAGGAAGTCATTGTCGGCGTGTCCCACGGCGTAAAGGCCGGCACCATTATGCCGGTATTTTGCGGCGATGCACTGTTGATGCGCGGCATGGAACAGTTCCTGGATGGGATTGTCTGGCTGCTGCCCAGCGCGGCGGAAAAAGCCGCTGAAATCGGCACGGATGTCAACGACGACCCGGTGGAATTGCAGGTAAATGAAGAAGCGGCAACGGCGGCAATTTGTTTTAAGACGATTGCGGACCCCTTTGTCGGCAAGGTCAGTTTCCTCAAGTGCGTTTCCGGAAAAGTGGAACAGGACGGCATCCTTATCAATATGCGTACAGGTGGAAGTGAGCATATCGGCAAGGTGGTGCTGATGCGCGGCAAAAAGCAGGAAGATATGCGTGTGATTCCCGCCGGCGATATCGGTGCAGTGCTGAAGCTGTCCGGAACTGCTACAGGGGATACCCTGTGTGCGCCTGCCCGCAAGGTGACGCTGGACGGCGTGGACTATCCCAACGCGCCGCTGCGCATGGCTATTCTGCCAAAGCAGAAGGGCGAGGAAGATAAAATTGCGCAGGCTATTTTCCGCCTGATGGAAGAGGACCCGACCATTGGGTATGAAAATAATGTGGAAACACATGAAATGGTTATTTCCGGTCTGGGTGAACAGCATCTAGACGTTGTGCTTTCCAAACTGCAGAATCGCTACGGCGTAGAGGCGGTTCTAAAAACACCGCGTGTGCCCTACCGCGAAACAATCCGCAAGACTGTAAAGGTACAGGGACGCCACAAAAAGCAGACCGGCGGCCACGGGCAGTTCGGTGATGTATGGATTGCGTTTAGCCCCTGCGACAGCAAAGATATGGTCTTTGACGAGCACGTTGTCGGCGGCAGCGTGCCGAAGGGGTATTTCCCCGCCGTAGAAAAAGGGCTGCGGGAGTGCATTTCCAGCGGGCCGCTGGCCGGATACCCGGTGGTGGGACTGCACGCGACCCTGTATGACGGCTCCTACCATCCGGTGGACAGTTCTGAAATGGCCTTTAAGACAGCGGCCAGCTTAGCCTATAAAGCCGGTATGCCGCAGGCGGACCCGGTTCTGCTGGAGCCAATCGGTACGCTGAAAGCAACCGTTCCGGATGGCAATATGGGCGATGTAATGGGTGCTGTCAACAAGCGCCGCGGCCGTGTGCAGGGCATGGAACCGGCACAGACCGGCTACCAAACGATTGAAGCAGAAGTGCCGGTATCAGAAATGGCGGACTTTTCTACCTTCCTGCGTCAGGTGACTCAGGGCCAGGGCACTTATACTTTTGCTTTCGCAAGGTATGAACAGTGCCCGCCGCAGATTGCGGAAAAAGTGATTGCGGCCGCCAGACAAGACGGCTGATACAAACGGATACAAACAAAAAGGCAGGCCCTGTTTAGCAGGCCCTGCCTTTTTGTTTGTGTAATCATGATTCATGAAAGTATTTTATAACAGCTGTAAAATGTATTTTTGCAGACTGTTTTCGCTTCCATTTGATACATTACTAAAATAGTATATAAATTCTCAGTGCTTTTATTTGGGATTTTTTACTTGACAGACGCTCCACTTTTACATACAATATAGACAATTCATATAATAATTGTATAGATTAGCGAAACGAAGAAGGGAAGAAGGCCAGATAGCATGATTCAGTTTGTAAATGTCAGCAAGGAATTTTCAAGCAGCACCGAAAATGTTAATGCACTGCGCGGAGTGAACCTTACCATCGAAAAGGGCGACATTTTCGGTGTTATCGGTTTCAGCGGCGCGGGAAAATCCACCTTGCTGCGTATGGTAAACGCACTGGAAACACCAACTGCCGGTCAGGTATTGGTGCAGGGAAAAGACTTGGAAAAGATTCCCCCTGCCGAACTGCGCAAGGAACGCAAGAAGATTGCCATGGTGTTTCAGCAGTTCAATTTGCTGGATTCCCGCACGGTCTTTGACAACGTCGCCATGCCGCTGAAATTAAACCATATATCCAAAGTACAAATCGCCGACCGGGTGGAGAAGCTGCTCACATTCGTTGAACTTTCTGATAAGTGGGATGCCTACCCCGCAAAGCTTTCCGGAGGGCAGAAACAGCGTGTCGGCATTGCCCGCGCACTGGCGACACAGCCGTCCATCCTGTTATGTGACGAACCCACCAGCGCGCTCGACCCCAAAACGACCGATTCCATTTTACAACTGCTGCAAAAGGTCAACCGGGAGCTGGGCGTTACTATCCTGATTATTACGCATCAAATCAACGTTATTCAAAAAATTTGCAACCGTGTTGCTGTTATGGAAAGCGGCCGTGTTGTTGAGCAGGGGACGGTTTTGGATGTTTTTAGCCACCCGAAAGAATCCATTACCAAAGATTTCGTTTCCACGGTCATTGATGACCACATACCGGAAAGTATTAAAAAATCCATTGCCACCGAGACACGGAACAGCACCATTATGCGACTGCACTTTCTTGGCAGCAATTCCCGTGAAGCACTGATTTCCGCCATCAATAAAAAATTTGATGTGGAAACCAACATTCTGTTTGCTTCTGTACATGAACTGCAAGGAACCGTG is a window from the Caproicibacterium lactatifermentans genome containing:
- a CDS encoding methionine ABC transporter ATP-binding protein, with the protein product MIQFVNVSKEFSSSTENVNALRGVNLTIEKGDIFGVIGFSGAGKSTLLRMVNALETPTAGQVLVQGKDLEKIPPAELRKERKKIAMVFQQFNLLDSRTVFDNVAMPLKLNHISKVQIADRVEKLLTFVELSDKWDAYPAKLSGGQKQRVGIARALATQPSILLCDEPTSALDPKTTDSILQLLQKVNRELGVTILIITHQINVIQKICNRVAVMESGRVVEQGTVLDVFSHPKESITKDFVSTVIDDHIPESIKKSIATETRNSTIMRLHFLGSNSREALISAINKKFDVETNILFASVHELQGTVLGTLVLQLVGPREEIAAAETYIQKSDVDFEEVAV
- the rlmB gene encoding 23S rRNA (guanosine(2251)-2'-O)-methyltransferase RlmB, yielding MKPNRLEQDGRVRGDDVIAGRNAVAEALKSGRPLEALYLARGVHGGSLGTLTAKAREAGIPVKEADARKLDAMCGGAAHQGVVAVASVKPYATLDDVFALAESRGEPPFLIVADGLEDPHNLGAVLRVAECAGAHGVIIPKRRSVGLTYAVGKASAGAVEYVPVVRVNSLPTVLEELKKRGVWLYAADMDGEPWCTVDYAGPCAMVIGSEGFGVSRLVKEKCDFVISLPMKGKINSLNASVACGIVCYEVLRQRAGIHSKR
- a CDS encoding elongation factor G, producing the protein MKSYSAKNILNIALAGHSGAGKTSIAEAMLKLSGATDRLGKVDSGNTVCDYDPEEARRGVSISAAVAPLEWKGYKINLLDAPGLFDFAGAAAEAVRAADSVLIAVSGRDGVCVGTKKAVAAADSRGLAKAFFVNGLCDESARFYHVFEDLKASFGPAVCPVVVPYIQDGQANIYINLLEYKAYDYSNGAPVEVKMPDMGDHRLQGLRTAICEAVAETSDEMFEKYFSGQEFTPEEVIVGVSHGVKAGTIMPVFCGDALLMRGMEQFLDGIVWLLPSAAEKAAEIGTDVNDDPVELQVNEEAATAAICFKTIADPFVGKVSFLKCVSGKVEQDGILINMRTGGSEHIGKVVLMRGKKQEDMRVIPAGDIGAVLKLSGTATGDTLCAPARKVTLDGVDYPNAPLRMAILPKQKGEEDKIAQAIFRLMEEDPTIGYENNVETHEMVISGLGEQHLDVVLSKLQNRYGVEAVLKTPRVPYRETIRKTVKVQGRHKKQTGGHGQFGDVWIAFSPCDSKDMVFDEHVVGGSVPKGYFPAVEKGLRECISSGPLAGYPVVGLHATLYDGSYHPVDSSEMAFKTAASLAYKAGMPQADPVLLEPIGTLKATVPDGNMGDVMGAVNKRRGRVQGMEPAQTGYQTIEAEVPVSEMADFSTFLRQVTQGQGTYTFAFARYEQCPPQIAEKVIAAARQDG
- a CDS encoding DNA-3-methyladenine glycosylase family protein, yielding MLNLRKTLLCGQCFRWQETAPGVFSGTAGGRFLTVSQKDLPLLKADPFWCSYFDLGTDYDTLQRQLAVLYPTLREAAQLGMGIHILRQDPWEALCSFILSQNNNIPRIQGIINRLCGGQEESLPPIMSGLRQQKSLHPFPSAETLAGQTEQDLAPLRCGFRARYLLDAAEKVASGTVNLEALRTAPLEEARRQLMTIIGVGPKVADCTLLYGLHRMEAFPKDVWIKRAMAQWFPGVAPSSFGPAAGLAQQYIFCWVRQQAGRTVSHK
- the fba gene encoding class II fructose-1,6-bisphosphate aldolase, whose translation is MALVNTRGMFKKAYDGGYAIGAFNVNNMEIIQGITEAAGELNAPVILQVSKGARAYANPTYLVKLVEAAVAEHPEIPIVLHLDHGPSYEMCKACIDDGFTSVMFDGSSKPYEENVAESAKVVEYAHKYNVTVEAELGTLGGVEDDVSVEADKAMYTDPDQVQDFVKRTGVDSLAIAIGTSHGAYKFKPGQNPKLRLDILEEVSKRLPGFPIVLHGASSVPQEFVKVVNTYGGNMPNAIGIPESELRKAAKMAVCKINVDSDIRLAMTATIRKCFHDHPDYFDPRQYLGPAREAVKDMVSHKITDVMGCNGKA